A portion of the Magnolia sinica isolate HGM2019 chromosome 17, MsV1, whole genome shotgun sequence genome contains these proteins:
- the LOC131231634 gene encoding uncharacterized protein LOC131231634 produces MEYRSPKLKEGETSICLQIIEQWHLPTKFSEPQREIPDTMEKTDSNTNSGGSSVRQADQAPETKLTLFALQLAILEKTASGLGTLGFIWATVVLLGGFAITLDKKDFWFITIILLIEGTRIFSRSHELEWQHQATWSLTDAGKFSFRALKSSSNFLIRTLKTLFPPFSIIRPETNNSREVTDNTNINISRNQDRQNPATRTWVTQEVPLLPHTGWVFLTKNISKFLYCLQLLSASACVSLSLIRLIQQDYGDLSKGDSDKRNRKSALNIFYALALAEALLFLLEKAYWEWKVSYGKLLHKVNNECEFGNSGLVSIKRFFYDAYSRCVNGSIFDGLKMDLVSFAVELLASNSNDEQLTGMRILRKFAASKQYSNSTLRKIGTSVPMIERLVEMLNWKNPTEEEIRKSAAEILSKLAGKKQNSLRVAGIPGAMESISSLLYTGRSSSCAADEILQKNIIADHENYEFSAFNLLGLLILKKLAHDHDNCGKIGNTRGLLPKIIDFTHADVRLLRDNFIAESQITLVKRSLQLVKMLASTSGTTGEILRHEISEIVFTVSNIREILQYGENYAVLQKLGIEIITSLALDADTKERIGSTGGILKELLCIFFRQGLLENQDKVRVAAGEALAMLALESERNCKRILRLEAVEKLVGALNNPVLRVNSARILRNLCAYNGDDCYFQLKEVATATPTVLKATMSEEKKLQEVAVGLAAQIFRFMDAHELSIAFYQSGINETELVTELVLILKKHQYPSTKVPRIRRFVIELAICMMKAKEKNIQIFKDLGMEKELENVAGTTSELECFIVFSGSVGLSRHRTTVYSLVDTALQLLTNGHDQASQH; encoded by the exons ATGGAATACAGGAGCCCCAAATTGAAAGAAGGTGAAACTAGCATTTGTCTGCAGATCATCGAACAGTGGCATCTGCCCACAAAGTTCAGCGAACCCCAGAGAGAAATCCCTGATACAATGGAAAAGACAGACAGCAACACGAACTCGGGTGGTTCTTCCGTAAGACAGGCTGATCAGGCACCAGAAACGAAGCTCACCCTTTTCGCTCTTCAGCTAGCAATTCTTGAAAAAACAGCGAGTGGCCTTGGAACACTGGGATTCATCTGGGCCACGGTTGTTCTTCTGGGAGGTTTCGCCATTACCTTGGATAAAAAGGATTTCTGGTTCATCACCATTATTCTCCTCATCGAGGGAACGCGAATTTTCAGCCGAAGTCATGAACTCGAATGGCAACATCAGGCCACATGGTCACTAACAGATGCAGGGAAGTTCAGCTTCCGAGCACTGAAATCCAGCTCCAACTTCCTGATTCGGACTCTGAAAACTTTATTTCCGCCATTTTCAATCATCCGACCAGAAACAAACAACAGCCGAGAAGTAACAGACAACACCAACATCAATATATCAAGAAATCAAGATCGCCAGAATCCGGCAACACGAACATGGGTGACACAGGAAGTCCCTTTACTTCCACATACAGGATGGGTATTCCTGACGAAGAACATAAGCAAGTTTCTCTACTGTCTTCAGCTGTTATCAGCCTCCGCCTGCGTGTCACTCTCACTGATAAGGCTTATCCAGCAGGACTATGGGGATCTAAGCAAAGGCGATTCTGACAAGAGGAATCGGAAGtcggctttgaatattttctatgCTTTGGCCCTTGCTGAAGCTCTTTTGTTCTTGTTGGAGAAAGCCTACTGGGAATGGAAGGTAAGCTATGGTAAATTGCTGCATAAGGTGAACAATGAATGTGAATTCGGTAATTCAGGCTTAGTTTCAATCAAGCGGTTCTTCTATGATGCCTACTCGAGATGTGTTAATGGGAGCATCTTTGACGGATTGAAAATGGACCTGGTTTCTTTCGCGGTGGAGCTGTTGGCATCAAATTCCAATGACGAGCAGCTCACTGGAATGAGGATCCTTCGAAAATTTGCAGCCAGCAAGCAGTACTCTAACAGCACACTTCGGAAGATTGGGACTTCAGTACCTATGATAGAAAGATTGGTTGAGATGCTGAACTGGAAGAACCCAACAGAAGAAGAGATAAGGAAATCTGCTGCTGAAATCCTATCAAAGCTAGCAGGAAAGAAACAGAATTCACTTCGGGTCGCCGGAATTCCAGGTGCAATGGAATCGATATCATCATTGCTGTACACAGGCCGGAGCTCCAGCTGTGCAGCTGATGAAATCCTTCAGAAAAACATCATTGCAGACCATGAAAATTATGAGTTTTCAGCTTTCAATCTCTTGGGGCTTCTGATTCTTAAGAAACTAGCTCACGATCATGATAACTGTGGAAAGATTGGGAATACAAGAGGCCTCCTGCCAAAAATTATTGATTTTACACATGCTGATGTAAGGTTGTTGAGAGACAATTTCATAGCAGAATCCCAGATTACGCTAGTCAAACGATCCCTGCAATTGGTGAAGATGCTCGCAAGCACGTCAGGCACCACAGGAGAAATCCTCCGGCATGAAATTTCGGAGATCGTTTTCACAGTCAGCAACATCAGAGAGATTTTACAGTATGGGGAGAATTACGCAGTGCTACAGAAACTGGGGATCGAGATTATAACTAGTTTGGCACTGGATGCGGACACAAAAGAGAGGATTGGAAGCACCGGTGGAATTCTCAAGGAACTGTTATGCATTTTCTTCAGGCAGGGATTATTAGAAAATCAGGATAAGGTGAGAGTTGCGGCTGGAGAAGCTCTGGCAATGCTGGCGTTGGAGAGTGAGAGGAATTGCAAACGGATTCTCAGACTAGAGGCAGTGGAGAAGCTTGTTGGGGCGCTGAACAATCCAGTGCTGCGTGTGAACTCGGCAAGAATTTTACGGAATCTGTGTGCTTACAATGGAGATGATTGCTACTTTCAGTTGAAGGAAGTTGCTACTGCTACACCAACT GTCCTGAAGGCAACAATGTCTGAGGAAAAGAAATTACAGGAGGTAGCAGTCGGGCTTGCTGCACAGATATTCAGATTCATGGATGCTCATGAATTAAGCATCGCATTTTATCAAAGTGGCATAAATGAAACTGAGTTAGTAACAGAACTGGTGTTGATACTTAAAAAACACCAGTACCCATCGACCAAAGTTCCAAGAATTAGGAGGTTTGTGATTGAGCTGGCGATTTGTATGATGAAAGCCAAAGAAAAAAATATCCAGATTTTCAAGGATCTTGGTATGGAGAAGGAGCTTGAGAATGTTGCCGGGACTACGTCAGAACTTGAATGCTTCATTGTTTTTTCCGGGAGTGTTGGGCTAAGTAGGCATAGAACAACTGTCTACTCACTTGTGGACACAGCACTACAATTGCTTACTAATGGCCACGATCAAGCATCACAACATTGA